GGCTGGACGGCCGCTCGCCGGCCAGCACACTGCGCAGCGCGTCCTCGGTGACCGGCGCCGACGCCTGTTCTGCGGTCATGGCATTCATGCGGCATCCTCCTCGGGCGTCTCCTCGGCGGCGTGTCCGGTCAGGGTGAGGAACACCTCGTCCAGGCTCGGCTGACCGAGCGCGAACTCGGTGACGTCGATGCCGCTGCGGGACAGCTCGGCCAGGGAACGGGCGACCCGCTCGGGGTCGGAGATCCGCGCGGACAGCGCGGCCGGGTCGGCGGACGGCTCGACCGGAACCTCGAGGACGCCGGCGAGGACCCGCTCTGCTGGGGCCCGCTGTTCGGGCGCACGTAGCCGTAGGTGGAGCGAGCCGGCGCCGACCGATGCCTTGAGCTGGCCGCTCGAGCCCTCGGCGATCACCTTCCCGTGGTCGATCACCGCTAACCGGTCGGCCAGCTGGTCGGCCTCGTCGAGATACTGCGTGGTCAGCAACACGGTGGTGCCTTCGGCGACCATGGCCCTGACGATCTCCCACACCTGGTTCCTGCTGCGCGGGTCGAGCCCGGTCGTGGGCTCGTCGAGGAAGATCAGCTCGGGGGTGACGACCAGGCTGGCCGCGATGTCGATGCGCCGGCGCATCCCGCCGGAGTACTTCTTCACCTGCCGGTCGGCCGCCTCGGCAAGACCGAACGCGTCGAGCAGGTCGGCCGCCCGCTCCCTGCCTCGGCGGCGTGAGTAGCCGAACAGCCTGGCGAGCAGCAACAGGTTCTCCACCCCGGTGAGGTCCTCGTCGACCGACGCGAACTGCCCGGTGAGGCTCACCCTGCTCCGCACCGCGCGGGCGTCACGCACGACGTCGTAGCCGAGCACGTGCGCCTCTCCGGCGTCGGGGCGCAGGAGCGTGGCCAGCATACGGATCGCGGTGGTCTTGCCCGCCCCGTTCGGGCCGAGCAGGCCGTACACGCCCCCGGCGCTCACGGCCAGGTCCACACCGGCGACCGCGGTGGTCTTGCCGAAGCTCTTCTTCAACCCTCTCGTCTCGATCGCGAGCTTTCCCATCGGTTCGATTCCCTCTCTCGGCGTTGCGAACGGATTGGTTGAGCACTAGCCAAGTTTGACTACTTGGCCAAAGTACGCCGAAGGAGAACAACTAGTCAAGGTTGATTAGAAGCGCATCTCGAGGGGATCGGGGACCGTTCGCCACGAACCCGGATCATCGGCCATGGTGTAGGCGCCCTCAGAGAGTCGTTTGCTCAGGCTCTTCGCCCACTCCAGCTCGGTGCGGGCGCGTCCCGCCCACAGGTCGGCCTGCTCGCGGACGTGTTCGGGAATGTCGGAGTTCGGGTTCTCCCACCCCTGGGCCTGCCCGACGAGCTCCGCTTCCAGGCGTGCGACCCGTTCGTCAACGTGCGCGATGGCATCTGCCCTGGTCAGCATGGGCAACATGGCGACGGCCGCGTCGAGCATGGTGGGGTCATGGGTGCGCCGTAGACCGTCGCGGACCAGTTCGACTATCTCGTCACGTCCCCGATCTGTCACGCGGTACAGAACGCGATCCGGCCCGGAGTTGCCCGGCTCGGCGTGCTCGTTGAGGAGGCCATCAGCCGCCGCCTTCTTCAGCGCGTGATAGATCGAGCCGGGCTTGATCTTGGCCCAGATCTCCGCACCCCAGCTCTGTAGCTCGGACCGCACCTGGTAGCCATGCGCGCCGCCGGAGAGGTGCACGACACCGAGTACCAGGAGCTTCGTCGCCGACATACGCCCACCTCCGCTCAACCTGCTCGGACTCGCTCCGCATGCGCGCCCGCCAGGGTCGTGTCAACTCCCGTCAACACTACGGTGCGGCACTGGAAGTTGTGTCATTCCTCGTGGGGGCAAAGAGTGGGAGGTGGCCGCCCTCGTGGCTGCTACGGCTCCGGGCGCACCCGCCGGGGCTCGATTCCAGCTCGGGGGCCACAGAAAGAGCCGCTGACCAGGCACAACGCCATGGCCAGCCGCTCTCTTCATGTGAGCGACAGGGCGGATCGCCGGGTGTCACCCCTGTTGACGGTGTCGGTCAGTCGACCTCGACCACGGCGGCGTCGGCCGCCGCCCGCTGGACCGATTCGGTGCCCTTGATCGCGGCCCTCTTGGACTCGTAGGCCTCGCCCGATGCGACGATCTCGCCGTTACCGGCCTTCAGTCGCCATCGGAACTTGCCCGCCTTGTCCTCATACACCTCGAACTTGCCGGCCATCGCGAATGCTCCTTCGTAGTGGGGATGCGTTCGCGATCACGGTAGCCAGACCGCGTGACCTCTGGCTAGGGCCACGCGCGCCGGCGACGCCGGGTCAGCCGACCGGCGGGCCGGCGACGAGGGCGACGACGGTCAGCACCGCGACGCTCGCGACGCCGACGCCCAGACCACCGATCGGGTTGCGCAGCAGCCAGGCCAGCGGACGCTCGAGGGGGCGAGCCGGGGCCTCGGAGGTCAGCCGCCATGCCGGCACGAGGAGATCGTGGCGCTCGGCGTAGCGCTCGAACCAGAGGGTGAGGAACGGCGGGATCGAGGAGGCGAGGCCGCCGAGGCGCCTGCCGAACGACCAGCGCTGGTCGACGGCGATCGCGACCGTGGTCACGCAGTAGGTGATGAACACGATCCCGTGCAGCATGCCGAAGATGCTGACCGCCAGGTCGGTGGTCTCCGTGACGTACTTCAGGAACATGCCGATGAGCAGGGCGGTCCAGGTCACCGCCTCGGCGGTCGCGACGAGACGGAAGAGGCGGGACGGCGAGCGGAGAAGTGCGGACACGCGCCGAGTTTATGCGGTATGAACCGAGCCGCTGACGGGTACCTACCAGCACATGACTACCAACAAGCCGCACTACACCGTCCCCGGCCTCGACGAGGGTGCCGCGACGAGGATCATCGACCTGTTGCAGTCGCGTCTGCACGCCACCAACGACCTCCAGCTCACCCTCAAGCATGTGCATTGGAACGTCGTGGGTCCGCACTTCATCGCCGTGCACCAGATGATCGACCCCCAGGTCGACGCGGTGCGCGACATGGCCGACGCTCTCGCCGAGCGCATCGCCACCGTGGGCGGAGCCCCGCGAGGCACTCCTGGGGCACTGGTCAAGGAGCGTACGTGGAACGAGTACAGCATCGGACGGGCCACGACCCAGGAGCACCTGGCCGCCCTCGACCTGACCTACCAGGGCGTGATCGGCTCCTACCGCGAGGCGATCGACACCCTCGAGCAGCTCGACCCGGTGACGCAGGACATCCTGATCAGCCAGACCGAGCAGCTCGAGCTCTTCCACTGGTTCGTACGCGCCCACCTGGAGGATCAGGGCGGCCAGCTGCAGACCGGCAGCGCGTCCACCGAGACGGACGCGGCGAAGGCCGCCCACGGCTGAAGTTCCCGCGGGGTGGCGACGCGCCCCGCGAGCTACCTCGCCGGCTCTGTCGAGACCAGCTTGCCGAATGCGATCATCCGGTTGTCGGTGTGGAAGAGCTCGGAGCAGGTGGTGAGGGTGATCAGGCGCTGACCCTCGCCCTGCTCCGGCTCCACGCCGACCCGCTCGGGGTTGTCGGGGACCGGATCGGTGACCCAGCCCGACGTGAACGGCACGACCAGGTCGTCGCCGTTGCTGGTGAACTCGTAGACGT
The sequence above is drawn from the Nocardioides albertanoniae genome and encodes:
- a CDS encoding DUF3817 domain-containing protein; this translates as MSALLRSPSRLFRLVATAEAVTWTALLIGMFLKYVTETTDLAVSIFGMLHGIVFITYCVTTVAIAVDQRWSFGRRLGGLASSIPPFLTLWFERYAERHDLLVPAWRLTSEAPARPLERPLAWLLRNPIGGLGVGVASVAVLTVVALVAGPPVG
- a CDS encoding ATP-binding cassette domain-containing protein translates to MGKLAIETRGLKKSFGKTTAVAGVDLAVSAGGVYGLLGPNGAGKTTAIRMLATLLRPDAGEAHVLGYDVVRDARAVRSRVSLTGQFASVDEDLTGVENLLLLARLFGYSRRRGRERAADLLDAFGLAEAADRQVKKYSGGMRRRIDIAASLVVTPELIFLDEPTTGLDPRSRNQVWEIVRAMVAEGTTVLLTTQYLDEADQLADRLAVIDHGKVIAEGSSGQLKASVGAGSLHLRLRAPEQRAPAERVLAGVLEVPVEPSADPAALSARISDPERVARSLAELSRSGIDVTEFALGQPSLDEVFLTLTGHAAEETPEEDAA
- a CDS encoding Dps family protein, which translates into the protein MTTNKPHYTVPGLDEGAATRIIDLLQSRLHATNDLQLTLKHVHWNVVGPHFIAVHQMIDPQVDAVRDMADALAERIATVGGAPRGTPGALVKERTWNEYSIGRATTQEHLAALDLTYQGVIGSYREAIDTLEQLDPVTQDILISQTEQLELFHWFVRAHLEDQGGQLQTGSASTETDAAKAAHG
- a CDS encoding PadR family transcriptional regulator gives rise to the protein MSATKLLVLGVVHLSGGAHGYQVRSELQSWGAEIWAKIKPGSIYHALKKAAADGLLNEHAEPGNSGPDRVLYRVTDRGRDEIVELVRDGLRRTHDPTMLDAAVAMLPMLTRADAIAHVDERVARLEAELVGQAQGWENPNSDIPEHVREQADLWAGRARTELEWAKSLSKRLSEGAYTMADDPGSWRTVPDPLEMRF
- a CDS encoding YegP family protein — its product is MAGKFEVYEDKAGKFRWRLKAGNGEIVASGEAYESKRAAIKGTESVQRAAADAAVVEVD